The DNA sequence AGTATGCCCGGCCATCGCTCAAAGGCCGTACGATGTTTGGCGACCGGCTTCCGTACGGGAAGTTATGGCGCACGGGGGCCAACAAAATCACCAACCTGGTGCTGTCGGAAGCTATGCTGATCGATGGCCAAAAGGTCCCCGCAGGGCGGTATGGCCTGTACGCCATCCCGACGGCGACTGACTTAACCTTTATTGTGAACAAAGACGCCAACACCTGGGGCGCGTATGAGTACAAGGAAGCGAACGATCTGGTGCGTATCCCGCTAAAAATTGAAAAGCCGGCTTCCCGGACCGAATCGCTAACCTTTGAATTCATGGATTTTACTCCAACATCGGCCAATCTGGTGATGCGCTGGGAGCAGGTACTCGTTAAGCTGCCCATCAAGAATGACCCCGATGAGAGAATCATGGCCCAGATAGCGGAGCAAACGGCTAAAGCCGATGTGAAGCCGGGTGTTCTTTCGGCAGCCGCCAACTACTACTACGATACCAACCGCGATATGAAACAGGCGCTGGTATGGGCGAACAAAGTTGTCGACGCCGAAAAAATGTACTGGACGTATTACCTGCGGGCCAAAATCGCAGCCCGCACCGGCGACTGCAAACTCGCGAAAGCCGACGCCCTCCAGTCTATCGAACTCGCCAAAAAAGCGGGCGACTACGCGTACATCAAAAACAACGAGAAACTAATTGCCGAGTGTAAATAGCCCGGGTGCAACGCGGGCGGACGTCTCCGTAGCTTGTCCGTTACCGTTATGAAGCCATCACAGCGGACAGGATGCCCGCGTTACAAATTCCACCCCAGGCCATTCCTCACGTAGCAGGTCGGCCAATGCGCAGACGCCCCACACCTCGGTCCGGTGGTGACCCAGCGCGAGTATGGCTATGCCGGTTTCATCCACTGCGGTCTGTGCCGAGGGGCGGTATTGCCCCGTCAGGTACAGGCCAGCCCCCCGCTCGGCGGCTTCCCGGACAAGCGTGTCGTTCATGGCTCCCACCACCGCAATCCGGCCCGCGGTGGTTTGTCGACCCGCTTCGAACCGGTCATAGCCCCCGAAATGAGTTTCGAGTTGACCAAGCCAATCGTCTACAGGCTGTGGCTCGGCATCGAGAATCATACCAATAGCCCGCTGGGGTAAAGGTTCACCGGTGTCATGGGTGGCCTGCTTGAAGCCGAGCGGTTCGGGCGTACCGGTCGCGCCCAACAGGCTGGCCAGGGGGCGATTGTAACCCATCGTCAGGTGCTCATCGAAGGGCAGGTGATTATAGACTACTCCCATATCCGGCGGCAGCGTAGCCAGATCCAGTTTCCAGGGGCGATGCAGCCAAAGCGCGTCAAGCTGGTTGTCGGCAATCCAGTTTGCCAGGTCAGGAAACGGCTCTACGGCCAGCCCTAGCCGCTGAACGGGTCGATTGGACGGGTGATGAACGCCCCCCTGCTCATGGGCCGGGTAGCGGTCGACGGCGAATGTACGGGCTAAGAAATTGACCAGATTCGTGAGTAGAAGAGGTGAATTGTGCATCTTTCCTCAACCGTCAGCTACCGCTTTAGTTTAGCCATCATGCGCAAACTCAGCCTTTACATTGCCACGTCGCTGGATGGGTTCATTGCCCGGTCCGATGGCCGCGTCGACTGGCTCGACGCTGTGCCCAATGCCGATCAGCTCGATTATGGCTACGGTGCGTTCATAGCGTCGATCGACACGACCCTTATGGGAAACACTACGTATCAGACGGTGCTGGATTTCGGCGGTGAATTTCCCTATCAGGACCAGACCAACTACGTATTCAGCCGGTCGGCGCAGGCCAATGCACCCTATGTGCAGCACGTTTCCGAAGACCCGGCGAATTTCGTCCGGCAGTTGAAGCAGACCGACGGCCGGGGTATCTGGCTGGTGGGGGGTGGTCAGTTAAATACCGTCCTGCTCAATGCCGGGTTGATCGATGAGCTGATCATTACCGTAGCGCCAATTATCCTGGGTACCGGCATCCCCCTGTTCGGCCCTACCCCCATCGAGACAGCCTGCGTACGAACCAGGACCGAGTCGTTCGAGACGGGATTTGTCCAGTCGACGTATCGGCTGGGACAGACTCAGTCGACAAACTGAAAACGGACGTTGACGGCCGTTGCCCAGCGAATAAATTGACCTTTTACTCAAATCAGCTTGGCGTATTCGCGGTAATTTCAATAGATTTGCATTCCTAAATGCG is a window from the Spirosoma rigui genome containing:
- a CDS encoding Nif3-like dinuclear metal center hexameric protein; translation: MHNSPLLLTNLVNFLARTFAVDRYPAHEQGGVHHPSNRPVQRLGLAVEPFPDLANWIADNQLDALWLHRPWKLDLATLPPDMGVVYNHLPFDEHLTMGYNRPLASLLGATGTPEPLGFKQATHDTGEPLPQRAIGMILDAEPQPVDDWLGQLETHFGGYDRFEAGRQTTAGRIAVVGAMNDTLVREAAERGAGLYLTGQYRPSAQTAVDETGIAILALGHHRTEVWGVCALADLLREEWPGVEFVTRASCPL
- a CDS encoding dihydrofolate reductase family protein; its protein translation is MRKLSLYIATSLDGFIARSDGRVDWLDAVPNADQLDYGYGAFIASIDTTLMGNTTYQTVLDFGGEFPYQDQTNYVFSRSAQANAPYVQHVSEDPANFVRQLKQTDGRGIWLVGGGQLNTVLLNAGLIDELIITVAPIILGTGIPLFGPTPIETACVRTRTESFETGFVQSTYRLGQTQSTN
- a CDS encoding DUF2911 domain-containing protein produces the protein MKLPLLTVALLLSATLSTYAQIDLPAASPAATVSQQVGLGTVTVEYARPSLKGRTMFGDRLPYGKLWRTGANKITNLVLSEAMLIDGQKVPAGRYGLYAIPTATDLTFIVNKDANTWGAYEYKEANDLVRIPLKIEKPASRTESLTFEFMDFTPTSANLVMRWEQVLVKLPIKNDPDERIMAQIAEQTAKADVKPGVLSAAANYYYDTNRDMKQALVWANKVVDAEKMYWTYYLRAKIAARTGDCKLAKADALQSIELAKKAGDYAYIKNNEKLIAECK